In one Geoglobus acetivorans genomic region, the following are encoded:
- the mce gene encoding methylmalonyl-CoA epimerase: protein MSFEIRKIDHIGIAVKSLDEAVELYKKLGFEVKEIEEVPEQKVRVAMLPAGESKIELLEATSPESAIAKHVEKRGEGIQHIAINVSNIEEAIENAKKNGLQVIDEKPRIGAGGKKVAFVHPKSTKGVLLEFVEG from the coding sequence ATGAGCTTTGAGATCAGGAAGATTGATCATATCGGTATTGCTGTAAAAAGTCTGGACGAGGCAGTAGAGCTTTACAAAAAGCTCGGCTTTGAGGTAAAGGAGATTGAAGAGGTGCCGGAACAGAAGGTAAGGGTTGCAATGCTTCCCGCTGGTGAAAGCAAAATAGAACTTCTTGAGGCAACCTCTCCGGAAAGTGCGATAGCAAAACACGTCGAGAAAAGGGGAGAGGGCATCCAGCACATAGCAATCAACGTCTCAAACATTGAAGAGGCGATCGAGAACGCAAAGAAGAATGGTCTTCAGGTTATAGACGAAAAGCCGAGGATCGGTGCTGGTGGCAAGAAGGTTGCATTTGTTCATCCAAAAAGCACGAAGGGCGTTTTGCTGGAATTTGTGGAGGGATGA
- a CDS encoding cobalamin B12-binding domain-containing protein yields MEKKIRVLIAKPGLDGHDRGAKVIARALRDAGFEVIYTGIRRTPEEIAETALQEDVDVIGLSILSGAHLELIPLIVDELRKRGIEPGRDIVVLVGGIIPPEDIPKLKEMGVAEVFIPGTPMYEIIDFIKRSVGEKVVA; encoded by the coding sequence ATGGAGAAAAAAATCAGAGTTCTTATTGCAAAACCGGGTCTTGATGGTCATGACAGGGGTGCAAAGGTGATTGCAAGGGCTTTGAGGGATGCCGGTTTTGAGGTCATTTACACCGGAATAAGAAGGACGCCGGAGGAAATTGCTGAGACAGCTCTGCAGGAGGATGTAGATGTTATTGGCCTTAGCATTCTGAGTGGAGCGCATCTCGAACTGATCCCTCTCATAGTGGATGAGCTTAGGAAGAGAGGAATTGAGCCTGGCAGAGATATTGTTGTTCTTGTTGGGGGAATTATCCCTCCTGAAGATATACCAAAGCTGAAGGAAATGGGCGTGGCCGAGGTCTTCATACCCGGTACGCCAATGTATGAGATTATTGACTTTATCAAGAGGAGTGTTGGTGAAAAGGTGGTAGCATGA
- a CDS encoding asparagine synthase C-terminal domain-containing protein, translating to MSIVISPTIQNGKLSGLGVEQRYPTKQLGLSFYDGVENSEINRDIVKNHRGLFYAVSFKSDRVILTRDILGSKPLYYNDHLAVSNFKKFVPEFREVLPGEYLELGYDGEVIFQEITEFFEVIKPGEFDKPVIEERIIESLEKKKFGNACLSFSGGIDSSFLAYFYDVPLIAVTASRAEEKRIKDAARLLGKDVDIFRFDLDTLKNTLPAVITAIETSNPLQVSIALPIYLSMNYAKSLGFTEIVFGQGADELFGGYKRYENLIGKSLEKALLEDILNIGDNNLVRDAKLSYINEMRLHTPYLDFDIIESALSIPVELKIHREGGKVIRKYFLREIARKYIPAELAYASKKAIQYSTNTYKMLEKVAKAYKTELGEFLRGMYGDQTELH from the coding sequence ATGTCCATAGTCATAAGCCCAACCATCCAGAACGGAAAACTGAGTGGTCTGGGAGTCGAACAAAGGTATCCAACGAAGCAGCTTGGTTTATCATTCTACGATGGGGTCGAAAACAGCGAAATAAACAGAGATATCGTGAAAAATCACAGAGGGCTGTTTTACGCAGTTTCGTTTAAGTCCGACAGAGTTATCCTGACAAGGGACATTCTCGGCTCAAAACCGCTTTACTACAACGATCACCTTGCAGTGTCAAATTTCAAAAAATTCGTGCCTGAATTCAGAGAAGTCCTGCCCGGTGAATATCTCGAACTGGGATATGATGGGGAGGTGATATTCCAGGAAATCACTGAATTTTTCGAAGTGATAAAACCCGGTGAATTCGATAAACCCGTTATTGAGGAAAGAATCATTGAATCTCTTGAAAAAAAGAAATTTGGCAACGCATGTCTGAGTTTTTCGGGCGGAATCGATTCGTCGTTCCTTGCATATTTCTACGACGTCCCGCTTATTGCTGTCACGGCATCCAGGGCAGAGGAAAAAAGAATTAAAGATGCTGCCAGGCTTCTTGGAAAAGATGTGGACATATTCAGGTTCGATCTGGACACGCTGAAGAACACTCTTCCTGCAGTAATTACTGCAATCGAGACTTCCAACCCCCTGCAGGTCTCAATAGCCCTGCCGATATACCTCTCGATGAACTATGCAAAATCCCTTGGATTTACGGAAATAGTATTCGGTCAGGGGGCAGATGAGCTTTTCGGAGGATACAAGAGGTATGAGAACCTCATTGGAAAAAGCCTGGAAAAGGCATTGCTTGAGGACATCCTCAACATCGGGGACAACAATCTCGTGAGAGATGCGAAGCTGTCCTACATCAACGAGATGAGGCTCCACACACCTTATCTTGACTTTGACATCATAGAATCCGCACTTTCGATACCCGTTGAGTTAAAAATACATCGGGAAGGCGGGAAAGTTATCAGAAAATACTTTCTGAGAGAGATTGCAAGAAAATACATTCCGGCCGAGCTTGCCTATGCAAGTAAAAAGGCGATCCAGTATTCCACAAACACCTACAAAATGCTCGAAAAGGTGGCGAAAGCCTACAAAACTGAGCTTGGAGAATTCCTGAGGGGGATGTATGGAGATCAGACTGAACTGCACTGA
- a CDS encoding YkgJ family cysteine cluster protein, with protein MEIRLNCTDKGCHKCCIETEMQLSERDMKRIESLGYDRNDFSIEVDGIRVLRNVDGRCFFLKGGRCTIYENRPLGCRLYPVVYDVERKRAAVHDFCPSAEEVPVSKIKRVERTLIKHIKDIYGFIP; from the coding sequence ATGGAGATCAGACTGAACTGCACTGATAAAGGATGCCACAAATGCTGTATTGAGACAGAAATGCAGCTCAGTGAAAGAGATATGAAAAGGATTGAATCTCTTGGTTATGACAGAAATGACTTCAGCATCGAAGTTGACGGCATAAGGGTCCTCAGGAATGTGGATGGAAGGTGTTTCTTTCTGAAAGGTGGTCGATGCACAATATACGAAAACAGACCTCTCGGATGCAGACTTTATCCGGTAGTTTATGACGTGGAGAGAAAAAGAGCAGCAGTTCACGATTTCTGCCCATCAGCAGAGGAAGTCCCCGTATCAAAAATAAAGAGAGTTGAGAGGACACTCATCAAGCACATAAAAGACATCTACGGGTTTATCCCATAA
- a CDS encoding winged helix-turn-helix transcriptional regulator encodes MVIEMSEEKIIEILKNAGRPLKTAEIAELAGMDSKEVSKIISRLKKEGRITSPKRCYYTAQS; translated from the coding sequence ATGGTGATTGAAATGTCTGAGGAAAAAATTATAGAGATTTTGAAGAACGCTGGCAGGCCGCTGAAAACTGCAGAAATTGCAGAGCTTGCCGGAATGGACAGCAAGGAAGTTTCGAAGATCATAAGCAGGCTCAAGAAAGAGGGCAGGATTACAAGCCCGAAAAGATGCTACTATACAGCACAATCCTAA
- a CDS encoding MetS family NSS transporter small subunit — translation MSPDAIAMGLFGFAVLYGGLAYFLYRAMKAEKV, via the coding sequence ATGTCTCCTGATGCCATAGCCATGGGCCTTTTCGGATTCGCCGTGCTGTATGGGGGTCTGGCTTACTTCCTGTACAGGGCGATGAAGGCAGAAAAGGTGTAA
- a CDS encoding sodium-dependent transporter, translating into MQREHWATRAGFVLAAVGSAIGLGNIWRFGYLVYKNGGGAFLIPYFVALFIAGISLMILEFALGHKFRASAPQALRAVGKKFEWIGWWAVVGGMIITMYYSVVIAWALVYFTRAFTLAWGAETKAYYFGQILQLTDSPWNFGGFAVEVLVATAVVWALNWFIDFRGVRKGIEKANMVLMPLLWILAIILVVRALTLPGAIEGIEWYLKPNFSKLGDYNIWLSAFGQIFFTLSLGMGIMIAYASYLPEKSDIANNAFIVALANCAFSFLIGFAIFGTLGYMAYATGSEIGDVVAQSIGLAFVVFPQALNMLPALKVFTAVVFFLALVVAGLSSSISLVEAVVAAVMDRFGIERRKAVNLVVGIGFLGSLLYTTKAGLYWLDIVDHFVNYYGLVLVGLLEVIAVAWFFDLGKIREHINAVSEIKVGSWWSYAVKFAVPAILLVLLGFDIAGNLKEPYGGYPVNALLAGFGVILAGMLVSALLSWRSKDVS; encoded by the coding sequence TTGCAGAGAGAGCACTGGGCAACGAGAGCAGGATTTGTTCTTGCTGCAGTGGGATCGGCCATAGGTCTCGGCAACATCTGGAGATTCGGATATCTTGTCTATAAAAACGGTGGTGGAGCCTTTCTGATTCCGTATTTTGTTGCGCTTTTTATTGCGGGAATAAGTCTGATGATTCTGGAGTTTGCGCTCGGCCACAAGTTCAGAGCAAGCGCCCCACAGGCGTTGAGAGCAGTGGGTAAAAAATTCGAGTGGATAGGCTGGTGGGCCGTTGTGGGTGGAATGATCATCACGATGTATTACTCTGTGGTGATTGCCTGGGCCTTAGTTTACTTCACCAGGGCCTTCACCCTCGCCTGGGGTGCTGAGACGAAAGCGTACTACTTTGGGCAGATTCTGCAGCTTACTGACTCGCCCTGGAACTTTGGTGGGTTTGCCGTGGAGGTTCTTGTGGCAACCGCAGTTGTCTGGGCGCTCAACTGGTTCATAGACTTCAGGGGTGTCAGGAAGGGTATTGAAAAGGCGAACATGGTTCTCATGCCACTGCTGTGGATTCTGGCCATAATCCTCGTCGTCAGAGCACTGACCCTGCCCGGGGCGATTGAGGGCATAGAGTGGTATCTCAAGCCCAATTTCTCAAAACTCGGCGATTACAACATCTGGCTTTCAGCCTTTGGACAGATATTCTTCACTCTCAGCCTTGGAATGGGTATAATGATTGCCTATGCCAGCTATCTGCCCGAGAAAAGCGACATAGCCAACAATGCCTTCATTGTTGCCCTTGCGAACTGTGCATTCAGCTTCCTCATTGGCTTTGCAATATTCGGCACTCTCGGCTACATGGCATACGCAACCGGAAGCGAGATTGGTGATGTTGTCGCACAGTCCATAGGTCTTGCGTTTGTTGTTTTCCCGCAGGCCCTCAACATGCTCCCAGCCCTCAAGGTGTTCACGGCTGTGGTGTTCTTCCTCGCACTGGTTGTTGCAGGTCTCTCGTCATCCATCTCTCTCGTCGAGGCTGTTGTTGCGGCGGTGATGGACAGGTTCGGCATTGAAAGGAGGAAAGCTGTTAACCTTGTTGTCGGAATCGGGTTCTTAGGCAGTTTGCTCTACACCACGAAAGCTGGCCTGTACTGGCTTGACATCGTTGACCATTTCGTGAACTACTATGGCTTGGTGCTTGTGGGGCTGCTGGAGGTCATAGCCGTTGCATGGTTCTTTGACCTCGGAAAGATCAGGGAACACATAAACGCCGTATCAGAGATAAAGGTTGGCTCATGGTGGAGCTATGCTGTCAAGTTTGCCGTGCCGGCAATACTGCTGGTTCTGCTTGGATTTGACATAGCTGGCAATCTGAAGGAGCCTTACGGAGGCTACCCGGTCAATGCCCTGCTTGCGGGCTTCGGTGTAATCCTGGCAGGAATGCTTGTTTCAGCACTACTCTCGTGGAGGAGTAAGGATGTCTCCTGA
- a CDS encoding MBL fold metallo-hydrolase — MKLVQVSDSSHLIPGATNVGVIRCDDAAILVDTGLDRESGRKILKLLEKNGLKLKAIINTHSHADHFGGNSYLVNMTDARVYAPEVEAGIIQYPYLEPLYLFSAHPVNEMMNRFLMARPSRVDNVIGADGETEFDFGVLKLTTVPLPGHSPGQIGVEADGVLYCADAVFSGRVIEKYRIPLFMDIEKQIETLSFLEKSSFEHYVPCHAEPTEDISYLADLNMNVIERVEEFILSVGGGTTEEILRRLCSEFEIRLSNFTEYSLMLAALKAYLSYLHNRGDIQAEFDGILYWKITR; from the coding sequence ATGAAGCTTGTACAGGTCTCTGACAGTTCCCATCTCATTCCCGGTGCCACAAACGTGGGAGTTATCCGGTGTGATGATGCAGCAATCCTCGTCGATACCGGCCTTGACAGAGAGTCGGGCCGGAAAATACTGAAGCTTCTCGAAAAGAACGGTTTAAAGCTCAAGGCAATAATCAACACCCACTCGCATGCTGACCATTTCGGCGGGAACAGTTACCTGGTGAATATGACAGACGCAAGGGTTTATGCCCCTGAAGTCGAGGCAGGAATCATTCAGTATCCCTACCTCGAACCGCTCTACCTGTTCTCCGCACACCCCGTGAACGAGATGATGAACCGCTTCCTCATGGCCAGACCATCAAGAGTGGATAATGTCATAGGTGCTGACGGCGAAACTGAATTTGACTTTGGAGTGCTAAAGCTCACCACAGTTCCGCTTCCAGGGCATTCTCCAGGACAGATTGGTGTTGAGGCTGATGGTGTGCTATACTGTGCAGACGCTGTGTTTTCCGGAAGAGTCATAGAGAAGTACAGAATCCCGCTGTTCATGGACATAGAAAAACAGATAGAAACACTATCGTTCCTGGAAAAAAGCAGCTTCGAGCATTATGTACCGTGTCATGCAGAACCGACAGAAGACATCTCATATCTTGCCGATTTGAATATGAACGTCATCGAGCGAGTTGAAGAATTTATTCTCTCCGTCGGCGGAGGCACAACAGAAGAGATTCTGAGAAGGCTATGCTCAGAGTTTGAAATAAGGCTGAGCAACTTCACGGAATACAGTCTCATGCTCGCAGCGCTGAAAGCATACCTCAGCTACCTGCACAACAGAGGTGACATTCAGGCAGAGTTTGACGGAATTCTTTACTGGAAAATAACCAGATAA
- a CDS encoding dihydroorotate dehydrogenase, with protein sequence MREALRINLAGIEMRNPLMLSSGIMGSFASSLNRLSENAGAVVTKSVGLEPVEGYSNPAVINYSHGLINAVGLASPGARAFARELEDYVFYAPLVVSLFASTPEEFAELVEYFPFADGFELNLSCPHARDVGLAVGSDPDLVRDIVGAVKKATNKPVFAKLSPNVRDIVEVGKAAEEGKADGVVAINTLKGMKIDIFAKKPILSNVSGGVSGEGIKPVAVKCVWDLYEELSIPVIGSGGVTSWKDVIEFILAGAKAVQIGSALYYSNRIFYSLEESLIAYTRMTGEKLEDIVGLAHRA encoded by the coding sequence ATGAGAGAGGCGCTGAGGATAAATCTGGCAGGAATTGAAATGAGAAATCCGCTGATGCTGTCCAGCGGTATTATGGGCAGCTTCGCCTCATCTTTGAACAGGCTTTCCGAGAATGCCGGAGCCGTGGTTACGAAAAGCGTGGGGCTTGAACCTGTTGAGGGTTACAGCAATCCTGCCGTGATCAACTATTCCCACGGGCTGATAAATGCTGTTGGCCTGGCTTCTCCGGGAGCAAGAGCTTTTGCAAGGGAGCTTGAGGATTACGTTTTTTACGCTCCACTCGTGGTCAGCCTCTTCGCCTCAACACCCGAGGAATTTGCAGAGCTTGTAGAGTATTTTCCATTCGCAGATGGCTTCGAGCTGAATCTCAGCTGTCCCCATGCCAGGGATGTTGGGCTGGCGGTGGGCAGCGACCCTGACCTCGTTCGCGATATCGTCGGGGCTGTGAAAAAAGCTACGAACAAACCGGTTTTTGCCAAACTCTCGCCAAATGTCAGGGATATTGTGGAAGTTGGCAAGGCAGCCGAAGAGGGGAAAGCTGACGGTGTTGTGGCAATCAACACCCTGAAAGGTATGAAAATAGACATATTTGCAAAGAAGCCCATTCTGAGCAACGTTAGCGGTGGGGTGAGCGGGGAGGGCATTAAGCCCGTCGCCGTCAAATGTGTCTGGGATCTGTATGAGGAGCTGAGCATACCTGTTATTGGCTCTGGAGGGGTTACCAGCTGGAAGGACGTTATAGAGTTCATTCTTGCCGGAGCTAAAGCGGTGCAGATAGGTTCGGCTCTCTATTACTCCAACAGAATCTTCTACAGCCTTGAGGAGAGTCTGATAGCATACACAAGAATGACGGGAGAAAAGCTGGAGGATATTGTCGGGTTGGCTCACAGGGCCTGA
- a CDS encoding amidohydrolase family protein — MIDTHVHVFPDEVLWRLYAWIEKKHKSKATVQLDADSVLEKLRSMGVGHFFNLTHSITPEMTKPLAEWNAELKKRLNCHVFTGFHQDNGTEELYRIFELGIDGLKLHPPVQRLYPDSREALEIYEVLDELGKPLVIHTGYFLDNGFKYTLPEFYETLAYSYSFPVILAHMMVGKTEHLPRFLDARSNIYSDTSLAFIRVEIPDPRSGEKVRFYSDEVREAVMQYPDRILYGSEIPVIWVDPDETLRTLNQEFDEDTVIQITRKNPEKFIRKYLE, encoded by the coding sequence ATGATTGATACGCACGTTCATGTCTTTCCGGATGAAGTCCTCTGGAGACTGTATGCCTGGATAGAGAAGAAACACAAATCCAAAGCCACTGTCCAGCTTGATGCTGATTCTGTATTGGAAAAACTCCGGAGCATGGGTGTTGGGCACTTTTTCAATCTGACCCATTCAATAACGCCCGAAATGACAAAACCTCTTGCAGAATGGAATGCAGAACTGAAGAAAAGGTTGAATTGCCACGTGTTCACGGGATTTCACCAGGACAACGGTACTGAAGAGCTATACAGGATTTTCGAACTGGGAATTGATGGTCTGAAACTTCATCCTCCGGTCCAGAGGCTTTATCCGGATAGCAGAGAAGCTCTCGAAATATATGAGGTCCTTGACGAACTTGGAAAACCGCTTGTAATTCATACAGGCTACTTCCTTGATAATGGCTTTAAATACACGCTTCCCGAATTTTATGAAACACTCGCTTACAGCTACTCCTTTCCCGTAATTCTTGCACACATGATGGTGGGGAAAACGGAACACCTGCCGAGATTTCTCGATGCCAGGAGTAACATATACTCGGACACATCCCTGGCGTTCATCAGGGTAGAAATCCCCGACCCTCGCTCGGGCGAAAAGGTGAGGTTTTACAGCGATGAAGTCAGGGAAGCTGTGATGCAGTATCCTGACAGAATTCTGTACGGCAGCGAGATTCCGGTGATATGGGTGGACCCGGATGAGACCCTCAGGACTCTAAACCAGGAATTCGATGAGGATACTGTCATTCAGATCACGAGAAAAAATCCGGAAAAGTTTATAAGAAAATATCTGGAGTGA
- the iorA gene encoding indolepyruvate ferredoxin oxidoreductase subunit alpha gives MLKEVVLDAPGEKVFLLGNEAIARGAIEAGIDIYSAYPGTPSSEIVDTLSQACRLLKGKMDFYLEYSVNEKVAFEVAVGASLAGKRGMCGMKHVGVNVAADALFSFAYMGARGGFVCISADDPSMHSSQNEQDNRWYGIAAKIPVIEPTSPQEAKDYVSKAFEISEKFGLPVIFRTVTRLNHGSGVVELGEIPEKKLEKVEWKRNPPTDVLVPGNARRQKLVLLEKIEKIREYFGNSELNWIEGGDSDKGIIASGIAYRYARESLKRLGKDLPLLKLSTTNPLPEKLVEDFISRLDSVAIVEELDPFVEMQVRAIAGEYGVEIYGKKNGYFPMHYEYSVHIVEKGIARMLGESTSLNYDETIEKAKPANQMAPLRPPVFCPGCPHAASYYAIKEVAGEEALPSDIGCYTLGVNRPFEAVDITLCMGGGFGISNGLSRVVTNKVIATAGDSTFFHASLPALVNAVYNRANVVFVVLDNSTTAMTGHQPHPGMDVRGCGEDGSRVRIEDVARAVGVEFVEVVNPYNIRKMENTIKSAMEHDGVAVVVARQLCAILWNRERKRKGIRIRPFEVTEDCVKCMKCVSQFACPAIVYDGENVWIDESLCAGCGVCTQICPERAIKPAR, from the coding sequence ATGCTTAAGGAGGTAGTTCTTGACGCTCCTGGAGAGAAGGTATTTCTGCTCGGAAACGAGGCCATTGCCAGAGGTGCAATTGAAGCTGGTATCGACATCTATTCTGCCTATCCCGGTACACCATCCTCTGAAATTGTGGATACCCTGAGCCAGGCATGCAGGTTGCTTAAGGGAAAAATGGACTTTTACCTTGAATATTCTGTAAACGAAAAGGTCGCCTTTGAAGTGGCTGTGGGTGCATCCCTTGCCGGAAAAAGAGGCATGTGCGGGATGAAGCATGTTGGAGTGAATGTTGCAGCGGATGCTCTTTTCAGCTTTGCATACATGGGTGCGAGAGGCGGTTTTGTCTGCATTTCTGCTGATGATCCATCAATGCACTCAAGTCAGAATGAGCAGGACAACAGGTGGTACGGGATTGCCGCGAAAATACCAGTTATTGAGCCGACTTCACCTCAGGAGGCCAAGGATTACGTGAGCAAAGCGTTCGAAATCTCTGAAAAATTCGGACTCCCTGTGATATTCAGAACCGTAACCAGGCTGAATCACGGAAGCGGCGTTGTGGAGCTTGGAGAAATTCCTGAGAAGAAACTTGAAAAGGTGGAGTGGAAGAGAAACCCTCCAACTGATGTCCTCGTTCCGGGAAATGCAAGAAGACAGAAGCTGGTTTTGCTTGAAAAAATTGAAAAAATACGGGAATACTTTGGAAATTCTGAGCTGAACTGGATAGAGGGTGGAGATTCAGATAAGGGCATCATAGCGAGCGGCATCGCCTACAGGTATGCCAGAGAATCTCTGAAAAGGCTCGGAAAGGATTTACCCCTGCTCAAGCTATCGACCACTAATCCCCTCCCCGAAAAGCTTGTCGAGGACTTCATATCACGCCTTGACAGTGTTGCCATTGTCGAAGAGCTTGATCCGTTCGTTGAGATGCAGGTGAGGGCGATTGCGGGAGAGTACGGAGTGGAGATTTATGGCAAGAAAAACGGATACTTCCCCATGCATTATGAGTATTCTGTCCACATCGTCGAGAAGGGAATCGCAAGGATGCTCGGTGAGTCAACGTCGCTCAACTACGATGAGACAATTGAAAAAGCGAAACCTGCAAACCAGATGGCACCGCTGAGACCACCTGTCTTCTGTCCTGGCTGTCCTCATGCAGCAAGCTACTACGCAATCAAGGAAGTTGCGGGTGAGGAGGCTTTGCCAAGCGATATCGGGTGCTACACCCTTGGAGTCAACAGACCCTTCGAGGCGGTGGATATCACACTCTGCATGGGAGGAGGGTTTGGAATTTCAAACGGACTCAGCAGGGTTGTTACGAACAAGGTGATCGCTACTGCTGGTGATTCAACGTTTTTCCATGCATCTCTCCCGGCCCTCGTAAATGCTGTTTACAACAGGGCGAATGTTGTGTTTGTCGTTCTTGACAACTCCACAACAGCGATGACCGGGCATCAACCCCACCCCGGTATGGACGTGAGGGGGTGCGGTGAGGATGGCAGCAGGGTCAGGATAGAGGATGTTGCCAGAGCAGTGGGGGTTGAGTTTGTTGAGGTCGTTAACCCATACAACATCAGGAAGATGGAGAACACAATAAAATCGGCAATGGAACATGATGGTGTGGCTGTTGTTGTTGCAAGGCAGCTGTGTGCAATTCTCTGGAACAGGGAGAGGAAGAGGAAAGGGATCAGAATAAGGCCGTTCGAGGTTACCGAAGACTGCGTGAAGTGTATGAAGTGTGTCAGTCAGTTTGCTTGTCCGGCCATAGTGTATGACGGAGAGAATGTGTGGATCGATGAATCTCTGTGTGCGGGATGCGGAGTTTGCACCCAGATCTGTCCGGAAAGGGCGATAAAACCGGCAAGATAA
- a CDS encoding 2-oxoacid:acceptor oxidoreductase family protein — MNVVNILLVGVGGQGILTTSGILARSALKAGLNVVTAETHGMAQRGGSVEVHVRIGDAESPLIPIGSAHYLIALEPSEALRYIQYANRNTTLLVNDRPIIPPSVSQGISSYPDIKKTYEKLKEYSERIELVPASKIAEDVAGTVQATNVVVLGMLSRIANLPFSYEIIESAMKDVLPEKLHEANIKALKAGYDYFS; from the coding sequence ATGAATGTGGTCAACATTCTTCTGGTAGGTGTGGGGGGTCAGGGTATTCTCACGACTTCCGGCATACTCGCCAGATCTGCACTCAAAGCAGGATTGAACGTGGTTACAGCAGAAACCCACGGAATGGCACAGCGTGGAGGGAGTGTTGAGGTCCATGTCAGAATCGGAGATGCCGAATCTCCTCTTATCCCGATCGGCTCAGCCCACTACCTCATTGCCCTTGAACCGTCTGAGGCGCTGAGGTACATTCAGTATGCAAACAGGAACACAACGCTCCTGGTAAATGACAGACCGATTATACCGCCATCAGTCTCCCAGGGAATTTCCAGCTATCCGGACATCAAAAAAACGTATGAGAAACTGAAGGAATATTCGGAAAGAATTGAACTCGTTCCGGCATCAAAAATAGCAGAGGATGTTGCCGGCACGGTTCAGGCAACAAACGTGGTGGTGCTGGGAATGCTTTCCAGAATTGCGAATCTTCCATTCTCTTACGAAATAATCGAGAGTGCCATGAAGGATGTCCTCCCGGAAAAACTGCATGAGGCGAATATAAAGGCTCTGAAGGCAGGATATGACTACTTTTCGTGA